The sequence TTAGAAAATGTTCAAATTCATTTTCTTTAGCTTTTGTTTTTTTTATATGTTTATTATATAAATCTTCAAAGTCTTTTACGGCCTTTTCATTCATAACCTTTTCTAAATACTCAGGATCTATTAAAAATGGTTTTGTAGAGGTTTTCTGATTACGAATAACTGCTGGCATTCTTAGCGAATATATGACACGAATATTACTTTTTTGCTTATTAGATTCATCTAGCATAAGTATTAAGTTAACTTTTACATTATATTTTCTTGGTACTAAGTGATATTCTTTCTTACCATATGCATTAATTTGTTTTACTGGTCGTAGTTTAAGGTCAAGTTTAAGTGGCCTTTTAACTACTTTCTTATTATATTTTTTTAAAGCCTCGATAACTTCTTCTTTATGCTCTTTTTCTAATCGACTCTCAATCTCTTTTAACTGTGGCAATATCTGCTTGATAAAGTTATCTGCTTCCTGCTGATTTAAGGCCATGCATGTCCCAGCCCCCTCAATACTTTTATCAAAACAACTATGCTTATCTATAAATAGATATAGATTCTGGGTTTTATCATAATAAACTTGATACTCTGGTAATTTTACAGGATGCCCTAGATATACAAAATTATGATCTGTAATAATAGCACAGGCTGAGAGAGTAATAGCTAACACTATCAATGAAAAAAACTTAATGAATCTAGTCATTATTTACTTATAGAAATATACTGTGCTTATCAAAAATTCTACATAAAATTATTTATATTACAATTAATCCTATCAGCACTTGATCCAATCAGCTACATCTAGGGCAGTATATGTAAGTATAATCTTAGCTCCAGCACGTTTCATAGATACTAATGTTTCAATTGTAATAGCTTTTTCATCAACTAATCCAGCTTGAGCTGCGGCTTTTATCATCGCATACTCGCCACTTACATGGTACGCTGCAATTGGTAAGTCAACTATATGGTTTAATTCATTTATAATATCAAGATAACTTAATGCAGGCTTAACCATGATAAAATCTGCACCTTGCTCTATATCAGCAATAGCTTCTCGAATAGCTTCCTTCTTATTACGATAGTCCATCTGATAAGTTTTACGATCACCTTTTAAAGATGAGTCACAAGCACTTCTAAATGGCCCATAGTAAGCTGAAGCATATTTCACTGAATATGACATAATGCTTACAGTTTCAAAATTAGCCTTATCTAAAGCCTGACGCATAGCTATAATCATGCCATCCATCATACCACTTGGTGCAACTATATCAGCACCAGCCTCTGCATGAGACACTGCTGTTTTTTCTAAAATTTCTAATGTTTTGTCATTATCAACATATTCATCTTCATCTAAGATTCCACAATGTCCATGCGGCGTAAAGCTACACATACATACATCAGTGGCAACAACAAGCTCTGGAGCAAGCTGTTTAATTTTTCTAATTGCCTGTTGCGTGATACCATTTGGATCATAGTTCTCAGATGAAACTAAATCTTTAGATTTTGGTACTCCAAATATCATAACACTTTTTATACCTGCTTTAAGAACCCTCTCAACAAGCTCATCTAGCATATCTATAGACCAATGGTATTGATTTGGCATACTTGAGATTTCTTTTTTAATATTCTCACCATGCACAACAAATATTGGATACATTAGATCATCAACATTTAAGGTTGTTTCAGCAACCATATCTCTAATGTTTTGTGACACTCTAAGTCTACGCGGACGTGATATTGGAAAACTCATATCTAAACCTATTTTCTATTTTTATTAGGATTCTTTCTATATAGGACTAAAATATTACCTATTATTTGCACTAACTCTGATTTAGTTGCTTTAACAATCTCAGTTGCAATTTGTTGCTTTTCTTCTTTTGGTAAACGTCCTGCTTTCACTTTTATAAGCTCATGCGATGCTAAAGCTAAATCAATCTCTAGCATTACATTTTCAGTAAGACCTTTCTCACCCATTAAAACTACAGGTTTTAAGCTGTGAGCTTGAGCCTTTAATTTTTGTTGTTGTTTTACTTCCATTTTTTACCTACTTTATAATTTTTAATATTAAATTTTCTAAAACTAATTCTTTATCAACGTTTTTAAAATTAAGAAAATAATCGTTAGCTTCTAATGTTTTTTGATATAGCTTATATATTTCATCTTCTGAGAATTTAGCAGCCAGATATTTAACAACAGCAATTTTATCATAATTAGCAATATTTTGATCTTCATCATTAAGCTTATGATAATACACATCAACAATTAAACTTGTTAACCAATAAAGCGTATCTTTAAAATTAGGGTTAACCTCTTTAAGAAAAACATTAGGATTTAATTGATTTACTAAAACTCTCATCAAACTATTTCTAACTTGCCAAAAATGTTGCTCTAACTTAATCTTAGCAATAACATTAACATCATCTCTAGCCATCAATAAAGATTTTTCTATAGCATCTTTTGACATATCAAATGTGTATTTTAAGTAATTATACTTATCCTCTTGATCAAAGCTTATATCATAAGTTAAAGATCTACTTTTTACAGTCGCTAAAATATTATTATAGTTGCGTGTAAACATTAAAAAGAATGTATTCTCAGCTGGCTCTTCAAGTGTTTTTAAAATAGCATTAGTTGCAGATTCATTTAAAAATCCAAGTTCTGGGATTATAATAATTTTAGCCAAGTTATTATGTGCTGTTAGCTCACAATTTTTTATTATTTTCTTAACTTCTGCGACTCTGATCTCATTATTTTCTGAATTAGCTATTGTTACATATGGTGACTCATTATAGTCATCAACTTTTTGTCCTAATAATACTTGGCATAAAGAGTTTATAAAACTATCTAAAAGTACAGCATCTTTAACTCTAAAAATAAAAGCATGATGTAGCATCTGCTTAGACTTTTGCTCAAGAAAATTATCTAAGATTTTTTGATGTGTATTTAAAGAAAACACTTTGATCCTATAATATTTTGCGTGCGTATAAGAAGTTTGTTATAGTTCTTTTGATCATAGCAAGTTTAGACTTCAACAATCCCTTATCTTTTTTTCTAACAAAACTTACTTCATATACGTCATGTCTTTTACCGAGCAAACTTATCAAATAATCATCATAAGTTTGAATCTCATCAACTAAGCCCAACTCAAGAGCATCCTTACCAAACCAGTACTCTCCTGTACCAACTTTATGCATATCTAGATTAGGACGATAATTTAAAATATGCTTTTTAAATAATTGATGAATATTTTCTAGATCTTGCTTGAACTTCTTACGACCTTCTTCAGTATTTTCACCTACTGTAGTTAATGTGCGCTTATACTCGCCAGAAGTATGCATCTCGACATTGATCCCGTTCTTCTCAAGTAGATCTCTAATATTTGGAATAGTTCCAACTACACCTATTGAACCGACTATAGCAAAAGGTGCTGAGATTATCTTATGTCCAACAGCAGACATCATATAACCACCACTTGCAGCAACTTGGTCGATACAAATAGTTAAATTAATACCTGCCTGACGAATTCTTTCTAATTGAGCTGCAGCAAAACCATAGCCATTCACAACTCCACCAGGACTATCTATTCTAACAATAACCTCATCATTTGATTTAGCTACAGCTAAGATAGCAGATACTTCCTTACGTAGATTTTCAACTTGTGAGGCATGTATGTCACCCTTAAAGTTAACTACAAAAACTTTTCCTTCAGGCTTATCATCTTGCTTATCTAGTTTTTTCTGTTCTTTAAGATAATTTTTATAAT is a genomic window of Francisella sp. LA112445 containing:
- the sohB gene encoding protease SohB, producing MWYQGFVNFVFFTLSVLLVVAAIIFVVGSFFSLLAKAKQEVAKLTKGKLEINKVGNDYKETKKEVLETLLDKKDYKNYLKEQKKLDKQDDKPEGKVFVVNFKGDIHASQVENLRKEVSAILAVAKSNDEVIVRIDSPGGVVNGYGFAAAQLERIRQAGINLTICIDQVAASGGYMMSAVGHKIISAPFAIVGSIGVVGTIPNIRDLLEKNGINVEMHTSGEYKRTLTTVGENTEEGRKKFKQDLENIHQLFKKHILNYRPNLDMHKVGTGEYWFGKDALELGLVDEIQTYDDYLISLLGKRHDVYEVSFVRKKDKGLLKSKLAMIKRTITNFLYARKIL
- a CDS encoding DNA polymerase III subunit delta' C-terminal domain-containing protein is translated as MFSLNTHQKILDNFLEQKSKQMLHHAFIFRVKDAVLLDSFINSLCQVLLGQKVDDYNESPYVTIANSENNEIRVAEVKKIIKNCELTAHNNLAKIIIIPELGFLNESATNAILKTLEEPAENTFFLMFTRNYNNILATVKSRSLTYDISFDQEDKYNYLKYTFDMSKDAIEKSLLMARDDVNVIAKIKLEQHFWQVRNSLMRVLVNQLNPNVFLKEVNPNFKDTLYWLTSLIVDVYYHKLNDEDQNIANYDKIAVVKYLAAKFSEDEIYKLYQKTLEANDYFLNFKNVDKELVLENLILKIIK
- the hemB gene encoding porphobilinogen synthase translates to MSFPISRPRRLRVSQNIRDMVAETTLNVDDLMYPIFVVHGENIKKEISSMPNQYHWSIDMLDELVERVLKAGIKSVMIFGVPKSKDLVSSENYDPNGITQQAIRKIKQLAPELVVATDVCMCSFTPHGHCGILDEDEYVDNDKTLEILEKTAVSHAEAGADIVAPSGMMDGMIIAMRQALDKANFETVSIMSYSVKYASAYYGPFRSACDSSLKGDRKTYQMDYRNKKEAIREAIADIEQGADFIMVKPALSYLDIINELNHIVDLPIAAYHVSGEYAMIKAAAQAGLVDEKAITIETLVSMKRAGAKIILTYTALDVADWIKC
- the yhbY gene encoding ribosome assembly RNA-binding protein YhbY, whose protein sequence is MEVKQQQKLKAQAHSLKPVVLMGEKGLTENVMLEIDLALASHELIKVKAGRLPKEEKQQIATEIVKATKSELVQIIGNILVLYRKNPNKNRK